Genomic window (Mycolicibacterium smegmatis):
CCCTGCCCGACGGCACACCGGTGTCGTCAGGTGAGGGCGGCGGCGTGAAGATCGGTGGCGGCGGCGCCTACCAGCCGCAGTTCAACCACCACATGTATCTGCCCGCTGAAGAGGTCCAACCCGATGCCGGGCTGCCGGTCGGTGCTCCGCCGCCACCCGAGGCGTCGCTACCCCCGCTGCCGCCACCACCGGCCGATCCGATGGCCCCGGCTCCACCGATGGCCGGACCGCCGCCCGTCGACCCGTTCGCCCCGCCGCCACCACCCGAGCCGGCCGTTGTTCCGGTCGTGCTCGACGTGCCGGCCCCGCCGGCCCCCGAAGCCCCGCCCGCCCTCGGGGTCTGATCGATCGCACTGGTGCGCAGAACGCACGATCACATCCGATAACGTCTCGGTGTGATCGTGCTCCTGCCTCCATCGGAGACCAAGCGCACCGGCGGGGACGGCCCGCCGCTGCGCCTGGACAACTTGACCCAGCCGGCGCTGACACCACTGCGTACCGAACTGGTCGACGAACTCGTGGCCCTGGCCGCGGATCCGCCCGCCTGCCGTAAGGCGTTGGGCCTGACGCCCAAGCAGGACGCCGAGATCACGCGTAACGCCGAACTCCGCGAGGCTCCGACGCTTCCCGCGATCGAGCGCTACACCGGCGTGCTCTACGACGCGCTCGACGTCGGATCCTTGCGCGGCACGTCAGCCGGGCGGGCCCGTGAGCGGTTGGCGGTCGGTTCGGCGCTGTTCGGGCTCGTGCGCGCAGACGACCGGATACCGGCCTACCGGCTGTCCGCCTCGGCGAAACTGCCCGGCCGCCGTGGGCTGAGCACCCGCTGGCGGCCGGTCCTCGAGCCGGTGCTGGAGAAACTGGCCGCCGAGCAACTCATCGTCGACCTGCGGTCGGGTGCATACGCCGCGCTCGGCCGGATCCCCGGCGCGGTGCGGGTGCAGGTGCTCGCCGAACATCCCGACGGCCGGCGCACCGTGGTCAGCCACTTCAACAAGGCGCACAAGGGCCGGTTGGCACGTGCCCTCGTCGAGACCCGCGCCGAACCCAAGGACTGCGGTGCCGTCGCAGCCGTTGCCGAACGTGCCGGGATGCGGGTCGAACATGACGGCGATG
Coding sequences:
- the yaaA gene encoding peroxide stress protein YaaA, translated to MIVLLPPSETKRTGGDGPPLRLDNLTQPALTPLRTELVDELVALAADPPACRKALGLTPKQDAEITRNAELREAPTLPAIERYTGVLYDALDVGSLRGTSAGRARERLAVGSALFGLVRADDRIPAYRLSASAKLPGRRGLSTRWRPVLEPVLEKLAAEQLIVDLRSGAYAALGRIPGAVRVQVLAEHPDGRRTVVSHFNKAHKGRLARALVETRAEPKDCGAVAAVAERAGMRVEHDGDDLTVVVPA